The genomic window GCTGCTGGTCGGCGTCCGCCCCGAGAAGATATCGCTCGCGCACGCCGACGACGCGGGGGAGATCGCCGACGGCCGCAACCGGATCACCGGAAAGATCGCCGACTCCAGCTTCATCGGCGTCTCCACGCAGTTCGTCATCGACAGCCCGGTCTGCCCCGAGCTGGAGGTCTACGTCCAGAACATCGAGCGGGACTCCCGTCTCGTGCCCGGTGCCGAGGTCGTGCTGCACTGGAACCCGGAGCACACCTTCGGCCTGGACGCCGCCCAGGCCATCGACGCGGGTGTCGAGACGGTCGAGGAGAGCGCATGACCGTCACCGAAGCGCCGCCCCCGGTGGCGGCCGCCGCCGAACCACCCGTCCACAAGCCGTCGGTCCGCCGCAAGCTGGTCCCGTACTGGCTGCTGCTGCCGGGCGTCCTGTGGCTGCTGGTCTTCTTAGTGCTGCCGATGGTCTACCAGGCGTCGACCTCGGTGCAGACCGGCTCGCTCGAAAAGGGCTTCGAGGTCACCTGGCACTTCCAGACCTACTGGGATGCCCTCCGGGACTACTACCCGCAGTTCCTGCGCTCGCTGCTGTACGCCGGCACCGCCACCGCGCTGTGCCTGCTGCTCGGCTACCCGCTCGCCTACCTCATCGCGTTCAAGGCGGGCCGCTGGCGCAATGTCCTGCTGATCCTCGTCATCGCGCCGTTCTTCACCAGCTTCCTGATCCGCACGCTCGCCTGGAAGACGATCCTCGCGGACGGCGGACCGGTCGTGGAGACGCTTAACACCCTGCACGTCCTGGACGTCACCAGCTGGCTGGGCATGACCGAGGGCGACCGGCTGCTGGCCACGCCGCTCGCCGTCGTGTGCGGTCTGACGTACAACTTCCTGCCGTTCATGATCCTTCCGCTGTACACCTCGCTGGAGC from Streptomyces formicae includes these protein-coding regions:
- a CDS encoding ABC transporter permease, producing MTVTEAPPPVAAAAEPPVHKPSVRRKLVPYWLLLPGVLWLLVFLVLPMVYQASTSVQTGSLEKGFEVTWHFQTYWDALRDYYPQFLRSLLYAGTATALCLLLGYPLAYLIAFKAGRWRNVLLILVIAPFFTSFLIRTLAWKTILADGGPVVETLNTLHVLDVTSWLGMTEGDRLLATPLAVVCGLTYNFLPFMILPLYTSLERIDTRLHEAAGDLYATPATTFRKVTFPLSMPGVVSGTLLTFIPASGDYVNAELLGSTDTRMIGNVIQSQYLRILDYPTAAALSFILMAVVLIMVTVYIRRAGTEDLV